From Clostridium sp. SY8519:
TGCCGAAAAATTCGGCGGTCTGGGCCGCCTGCTCTGCTACGGGAATATCGGAAGTTCCGCCGGTGCAGACAACGATCTTGCCGATGCGTGTTTTCCCCGGTTTTTCTGCTTTTAATATTCCGGACTGCGGATCATACTGCAGCTGCGGCAATTCTTTGGCGCAGTACCGGTACTGTTCCAGAGATGCCCTGGTTCCGAAGGCTTCTCCGTCCACTTCAATGAGACGCTTATATATGGCAAGCAGCTGTTCGTTGGTCTTGCCGGAACAGTAAACCACTTCCGGAAAGCCGGAGCGAATCAGCCGCTGGCTGTCCAGCCGCGCAAACTCCATTTCCTCAATGGGTCTGCGGGCCAGAAGGCCTTCCGCTTCTTCCACGGTCATGGAACCGTCTCTTACCTGTTTTAAAATATCTGATATACTTTGCATCATCTATATCCTGGCTACTCGTTCATTCTTTCATTATAATATACGCCGGTTTCTGTAAAAATCCGGTCCACTGACACATCCCGCTCATCCACAGGGATTTCCGGAAGAAAAAAACGGTTGGAGCAGATACCGGCAGAATCAATCTGCGGGTAAGCGGACAGATATCTGTCATAGTATCCCTTCCCGTATCCCAAGCGGAAAAAACGGCTGTCATAGACCAGACCGGGCACAAAACAAATGGAAGACCGAAGGTTTGCCGGGACTTCGGTCTGGGGTTCCATCACATGAAAACAGCCTTCTGCAAAATCTTTTCTCAGATTCGTTACCTGATAGAAATCCATGGTATCCCCATGCACACGGGGAAACGCCACCTGTTTTCCGATCTGAAGCAGCTGCGCGGCAAGGGGCAGAAGATTGATTTCATGCTCCAGCGGATAAAACAGCAGATATTCCTCATAGGCATCGAAATCCAGATGCTCCATAATCTGTTCGATAATCTGTGCGGAAGCCTGATAATTATCTTCTTTTGAAACAGCATTCCGCAGCGCCATATACTCTTTTCTGACTTCCTGCTTGCTTTTCATTGTTCTCCTCCATTATCCTCGCCGATGTCTACGCTGTCCCGGATAAATTCCCGCAGATCGAAGGAACTCTCTTTCTGTCCGCGGAAAAATGTGCCGCGGAACTTTCCTTCCATAATCTGATGGAGAATTCCCACATCCGCGCCATTGGCAATGATCATGTCCGCGCCTGTGCGGGTGACAATTTTAGCTGCGGTAAGCTTTGTGGTCATCCCGCCGGTGCCGACGGTGCTTCCGGTGCTGTCTTTTGCCATGGCGGAAATGTGATCATCCATGGATGTGACCTGTTCAATCAGTCGGGCGTCGGGATTTTCTCTGGGATCATCGGTATACAGTCCGTCAATATCTGACAGAAGGATCAGAAGATCCGCGTGAATCAGGGATGCCACAATGGCTGACAGGGTATCATTGTCCCCGAACTGCATCAGACAGCTTAACTCATAGGTGGATACCGTGTCATTCTCATTTACGACAGGAATGATTCCCAGGCGGAACAGCTCTTCAAAGGTGTTTTTCGCGTTGGACCTGGAATGGTCATGGAACATCGTGTTTTTTGTCAGAAGCACCTGCGCAGCCGTCTGATTGTATTCGCTGAACAGACGCTGGTAGGCCATCATCAGTCTCCCCTGTCCCACTGCGGCACAGGCCTGTTTGGTGGCGATATCAGCCGGCGGTTCCTGCAGGCCGATGGCTGCCCGGCCTACCGCCACCGCGCCGGAACTGACCAGGCAGACATCCATGCCCTGATTCCTGTAGTCACACAGTTCCCGCACCAGTTTTTCCAATTTGATATAATCAGTTCTGCCGCTGTTCACATGCTGCAGCGAAGAGGAACCGATTTTTACAACGATTCTTCGTTTATACTTAAAATAATCGTGATAATCCATTTTTGATTCCCTTTCATAAAATCGCACAAGGCGCCATCATGTTTAATAGCTTACCACATCAATCGGAAAAAATCACCCTTTTCCTTGTCACTGCGAAGCGGGTATGGTATATTTTTTCTTATGATTAAAAGGAAACAAACAAAGAAAAAACGCTTCCGCTTCTGTGCTGCCGCGCTTGCCGGCATCACTGCCGCCGGTGCCGTGCTTCTGAGCGGATGCGGAACAGACAGAAATGAATCCTACACAAAAACCGGCACGTATTTCGATACGGTGATTACCGTTGCCGTCTATGGAAAAGAGAACCAGAAATATCTGGACGGCTGCTTTGATCTGGCCGGGCATTACGAAAAACTCCTGAGCAATACGGTTCAGACCAGTGATATTTCCCGCATCAATGATGCAGACGGGAAGTATGTAACCGTGGATTCCGATACCATTGAAGTCCTGAAGGACGCGCTTTACTACTGCCGGAAAAGCCAGGGAGCCTTCGATATTACCATCGGGAAAACCGCTGATCTCTGGAATTTCACAAACAACAAAGGCACCATACCGGCCGCTTCCAAAATCAAAGACACTGTTTCCCATGTAAATTACAGAAATATCTCGATCCGTGGACAGAAAGCGGCTCTGAAAGATCCCAAAGCAGAAATCGACCTCGGAGCCATCGCCAAGGGATATATTGCCGATCAAATGAAAGATTATCTGGAAAAACACCATGTTTCATCCGCAATTATCAACCTGGGCGGAAATGTCCTGCTGGTGGGAGACAAACCGGACGGAAGCAGCTACAAAGTGGGGGTCGAGAAACCTTTTCACACCGAACAGTCCCTGGGTACCCTGACCCTGTCCGGCAAATCCGT
This genomic window contains:
- the larB gene encoding nickel pincer cofactor biosynthesis protein LarB, coding for MMQSISDILKQVRDGSMTVEEAEGLLARRPIEEMEFARLDSQRLIRSGFPEVVYCSGKTNEQLLAIYKRLIEVDGEAFGTRASLEQYRYCAKELPQLQYDPQSGILKAEKPGKTRIGKIVVCTGGTSDIPVAEQAAQTAEFFGTRTERLYDVGVAGLHRLLRHLDVFQGASCVIACAGMEGALASVIGGLVSCPVIAVPTSVGYGASFGGVSALLSMLNSCANGVAAVNIDNGFGAGYLATQINRLGVKNHE
- a CDS encoding 5-formyltetrahydrofolate cyclo-ligase produces the protein MKSKQEVRKEYMALRNAVSKEDNYQASAQIIEQIMEHLDFDAYEEYLLFYPLEHEINLLPLAAQLLQIGKQVAFPRVHGDTMDFYQVTNLRKDFAEGCFHVMEPQTEVPANLRSSICFVPGLVYDSRFFRLGYGKGYYDRYLSAYPQIDSAGICSNRFFLPEIPVDERDVSVDRIFTETGVYYNERMNE
- the proB gene encoding glutamate 5-kinase encodes the protein MDYHDYFKYKRRIVVKIGSSSLQHVNSGRTDYIKLEKLVRELCDYRNQGMDVCLVSSGAVAVGRAAIGLQEPPADIATKQACAAVGQGRLMMAYQRLFSEYNQTAAQVLLTKNTMFHDHSRSNAKNTFEELFRLGIIPVVNENDTVSTYELSCLMQFGDNDTLSAIVASLIHADLLILLSDIDGLYTDDPRENPDARLIEQVTSMDDHISAMAKDSTGSTVGTGGMTTKLTAAKIVTRTGADMIIANGADVGILHQIMEGKFRGTFFRGQKESSFDLREFIRDSVDIGEDNGGEQ
- a CDS encoding FAD:protein FMN transferase; amino-acid sequence: MIKRKQTKKKRFRFCAAALAGITAAGAVLLSGCGTDRNESYTKTGTYFDTVITVAVYGKENQKYLDGCFDLAGHYEKLLSNTVQTSDISRINDADGKYVTVDSDTIEVLKDALYYCRKSQGAFDITIGKTADLWNFTNNKGTIPAASKIKDTVSHVNYRNISIRGQKAALKDPKAEIDLGAIAKGYIADQMKDYLEKHHVSSAIINLGGNVLLVGDKPDGSSYKVGVEKPFHTEQSLGTLTLSGKSVVTSGVYQRYFRKNGTIYHHILNTRTGYPVSNQLYSVTIISDSSVQGDGLSTTCFALGLKKGMRLIEQTDGVEAIFVTSDYRLHTSSGIGTSVSFQPES